One part of the Tunicatimonas pelagia genome encodes these proteins:
- a CDS encoding Tex family protein, which produces MTALIDRISQALQISTRQVSQALQLLDDGATVPFIARYRKEVTGSLDEVQITQIRDQASQLRELDKRKESVLSSINEQGKLSNTLRKQIEEAQTMAKVEDLYLPYKPKRRTKATIARERGLEPLAQQIFEQTNSDLTQLASSFVNSEQEVSTTDEALQGARDIIAEWINEDQEARETLRQLFRKEGVIKTKVLKGKEADGHKFRDYFEWEEPVAKVPSHRLLAMRRGEKEGFLSLTIAPPEEQALARLERQFLKNNNDSTHQVQLAVADAYKRLLRPSLETEIRLETKKKADTEAIEVFSENLRQLLLAAPLGEKNILALDPGFRTGCKLVCLDRQGKLLEHTTIYPNPPQKQIHESASTVMHLCEKHKIEAIAIGNGTASRETEQFVASQVKFSSPIPVIVVNESGASIYSASEVAREEFPDKDVTVRGAVSIGRRLLDPLAELVKIDPKSIGVGQYQHDVDQNALKQGLEDTVVSCVNKVGVDVNTASQQLLSYVSGIGPVLAKNMVNFRNENGAFPDRKSIKKVSRLGDKVFEQAAGFLRIRGAKNPLDNSAVHPERYSLVQQMARDLNSKVDGLLTIPEVRKQIDIKRYTSEEVGLPTLKDILEELDKPGRDPRERFELFQFQEGVNEMKDLQVGMKLPGIITNVTNFGAFVDVGVHQDGLVHISHLADHFVKDPTQVVKVQQKVQVTVLEVDIPRKRISLSMKQDPFAAQPSKAKPKSQREPRKSNGGNMADQLQQLKNKFR; this is translated from the coding sequence ATGACCGCTCTTATTGACCGTATATCCCAAGCCCTACAAATCAGTACTCGACAGGTAAGCCAAGCACTCCAGCTACTCGACGATGGAGCTACCGTACCCTTTATTGCCCGCTACCGAAAAGAAGTGACTGGGAGCTTAGATGAAGTACAGATCACACAAATTCGCGATCAGGCTAGTCAGTTGCGGGAGCTGGATAAGCGAAAAGAAAGCGTACTTTCATCAATCAATGAGCAAGGAAAATTATCCAATACTTTGCGAAAGCAAATTGAAGAGGCCCAAACCATGGCGAAAGTAGAAGACCTCTACTTACCCTACAAACCCAAACGACGCACCAAAGCTACCATCGCCCGCGAACGGGGGTTAGAGCCACTAGCCCAGCAAATTTTTGAGCAAACTAACTCCGACCTAACTCAACTTGCCAGCTCGTTTGTGAACTCAGAACAAGAAGTAAGTACTACTGATGAAGCACTACAGGGTGCCCGCGATATTATCGCCGAGTGGATTAACGAAGACCAAGAAGCAAGGGAGACACTACGTCAGTTGTTTCGTAAGGAAGGAGTTATTAAAACCAAGGTACTGAAGGGCAAAGAGGCCGACGGTCATAAATTCCGCGATTATTTTGAGTGGGAAGAACCCGTTGCTAAAGTTCCTTCTCACCGATTACTCGCTATGCGAAGAGGCGAAAAAGAAGGCTTTCTTTCGTTAACCATCGCCCCACCCGAAGAGCAAGCGTTAGCCCGACTAGAACGTCAGTTTTTGAAGAATAACAATGACTCAACTCATCAGGTGCAGCTAGCGGTAGCCGATGCGTATAAGCGGTTACTGCGTCCCTCGCTAGAAACTGAGATTCGGCTAGAGACGAAGAAAAAGGCGGATACCGAAGCTATTGAGGTTTTCTCGGAGAACCTACGCCAGCTTTTATTAGCCGCGCCGCTGGGAGAGAAAAATATTCTGGCCTTAGACCCCGGATTTCGCACCGGCTGTAAATTAGTTTGTTTAGACCGACAGGGTAAACTGCTGGAACATACTACCATTTATCCCAACCCACCCCAGAAGCAGATTCATGAGTCGGCCAGCACCGTTATGCACCTCTGCGAGAAACACAAAATTGAAGCCATCGCCATTGGAAACGGCACCGCCAGTCGGGAAACTGAGCAGTTTGTAGCTTCTCAAGTAAAGTTTTCTTCGCCTATTCCGGTGATTGTGGTAAACGAAAGTGGCGCGTCTATCTACTCGGCTTCGGAAGTGGCTCGGGAAGAATTTCCGGATAAGGATGTGACCGTACGGGGCGCCGTTTCCATCGGTCGCCGCTTACTCGACCCACTGGCCGAACTGGTAAAAATCGACCCGAAATCTATTGGAGTTGGTCAGTATCAGCACGACGTAGATCAGAATGCGCTGAAGCAAGGGCTGGAAGATACGGTGGTAAGCTGCGTAAACAAAGTAGGCGTAGATGTGAATACCGCCAGCCAGCAGTTGCTCAGCTATGTATCCGGCATTGGCCCGGTACTAGCGAAGAATATGGTAAACTTTCGTAATGAAAATGGTGCGTTTCCGGATCGGAAATCAATCAAAAAAGTAAGTCGGTTGGGAGATAAAGTTTTTGAGCAAGCGGCGGGCTTTCTCCGAATCAGAGGCGCAAAAAATCCGCTAGATAACAGCGCCGTGCATCCCGAACGCTACAGCTTGGTACAGCAGATGGCTCGCGACCTTAACAGTAAAGTTGATGGTTTATTGACGATCCCCGAGGTACGAAAACAGATTGACATTAAGCGATACACCTCCGAAGAAGTTGGTTTACCCACGCTAAAAGATATTCTGGAAGAATTGGATAAACCGGGGCGCGACCCCCGCGAACGCTTTGAGCTTTTCCAATTTCAGGAAGGAGTAAATGAGATGAAAGATTTACAAGTAGGCATGAAGCTACCTGGCATCATCACCAATGTGACCAATTTCGGAGCTTTCGTAGATGTAGGAGTACACCAAGATGGCTTGGTACATATCAGCCACCTAGCCGATCATTTTGTGAAAGATCCTACCCAGGTAGTAAAAGTGCAGCAGAAAGTTCAAGTAACCGTGCTGGAAGTAGACATCCCCCGCAAACGAATTAGCCTTTCGATGAAGCAAGACCCATTTGCTGCTCAGCCGTCAAAAGCTAAACCGAAATCCCAGCGAGAACCCCGTAAATCAAACGGTGGTAACATGGCCGATCAGCTTCAGCAGTTGAAAAATAAGTTTCGGTAG
- a CDS encoding toxin-antitoxin system YwqK family antitoxin, with protein MNFKRIIIFISVINCILLLGCERQKYYKEEYEDGSVKFIVPVKDNLYHGKMQYYFPDGAEEGFSTWYYGKQNGYAELLHKNGKVRQKLIYDMGKRADSAVLYREDGSLQEIQYYDSLERVFDYKKFTRDNVQDTAESTRMVMIVSESDTISLSETFTAYLRIGNRQGQAVEAVLGNYHEDSLLYARKPRLKKIDNFTVKIEKKPIEPGKNFVRGVAIEVFDEPKSISLYPFEYEFYVKPLENAS; from the coding sequence ATGAACTTTAAAAGGATCATTATATTCATTTCCGTGATTAACTGTATTCTCTTGCTTGGGTGTGAAAGGCAAAAATACTACAAAGAGGAGTACGAAGATGGGAGTGTAAAATTTATTGTACCAGTTAAAGACAATCTTTATCATGGCAAGATGCAATACTACTTTCCTGATGGAGCAGAAGAAGGTTTTTCTACATGGTATTATGGCAAACAGAATGGCTATGCTGAATTACTGCATAAGAATGGTAAAGTTAGGCAAAAATTGATCTATGACATGGGAAAAAGAGCCGATTCTGCTGTACTATACCGAGAAGACGGCTCTCTTCAAGAAATACAATATTATGATAGCTTAGAACGAGTTTTCGACTATAAAAAGTTTACCAGAGACAATGTTCAAGATACTGCTGAAAGCACTCGGATGGTAATGATTGTTTCCGAGTCTGATACTATTAGCTTATCAGAGACTTTTACTGCTTACTTACGTATAGGAAATCGCCAAGGTCAAGCTGTCGAGGCTGTATTAGGTAACTATCATGAAGACAGCTTACTATATGCCAGGAAACCTCGTTTAAAGAAGATAGATAATTTCACTGTGAAGATTGAGAAAAAACCTATCGAACCTGGTAAAAACTTTGTAAGAGGCGTTGCAATAGAAGTATTTGACGAGCCTAAATCTATTTCTCTATATCCTTTTGAGTATGAATTTTATGTGAAGCCATTAGAAAATGCAAGTTAG
- a CDS encoding RHS repeat domain-containing protein, translating to MYIYLSNESTQATPVYFDDFKVEHTHAPVIADESYYPYGLTHRQLLNDPTNKYLYNGKELQDELGLGWYDYGARMYQPDLGRWYVIDPLSFLQEEYSPYHYTYDNPIAYNDPSGMMGQSPTKFASTFIDETGKVVEHRDDGDNNVYLIGSDWVSTGSEEDKAGLSIVGHEDPNKNYRPGDQYQLYVDHGINPDYTLESFLIPLARPIGWLGKYAIRLVNRGGKWVYEVFEQTTNRVVRRFSAKNINIPRGGITFSESATKAAENLGFYPSDIAIKNGVAEIPITWSSNFKPSDIRLVLESLRSLGATKVIVNSGPIINTEKLLPFLNKLYEMGRTYQGFKIVKTGNPNNMFILEKTL from the coding sequence TTGTATATCTATCTGTCCAATGAAAGTACCCAGGCTACTCCGGTCTACTTTGATGATTTTAAGGTTGAGCATACCCATGCTCCAGTGATTGCCGATGAAAGCTATTATCCGTACGGACTCACTCATCGACAGCTTTTGAATGATCCAACGAACAAGTACCTCTACAATGGGAAAGAGTTACAGGATGAGTTAGGACTAGGGTGGTATGACTATGGTGCTAGGATGTATCAACCGGATTTGGGTAGGTGGTATGTGATTGATCCATTATCGTTTTTACAAGAAGAGTACAGCCCTTATCATTATACATATGATAATCCAATAGCGTATAATGACCCATCGGGTATGATGGGACAAAGTCCCACCAAATTTGCTTCTACTTTTATTGATGAAACTGGGAAAGTTGTAGAACATCGCGATGATGGCGACAATAATGTTTACTTGATTGGAAGCGACTGGGTATCGACAGGAAGTGAAGAGGATAAAGCAGGTCTTTCTATTGTGGGGCATGAAGACCCCAATAAAAATTACAGACCAGGCGATCAATATCAACTTTATGTAGATCATGGTATTAACCCAGACTATACACTGGAATCTTTTCTTATTCCGTTGGCTCGGCCTATTGGTTGGCTAGGTAAGTATGCTATACGGCTTGTAAACCGTGGTGGAAAATGGGTCTATGAGGTGTTTGAACAAACGACAAATAGAGTTGTCCGGAGATTTAGCGCAAAAAATATAAATATACCTAGAGGTGGCATAACGTTTAGTGAATCTGCTACGAAGGCGGCAGAAAATTTAGGCTTTTATCCATCAGATATAGCAATCAAGAATGGTGTAGCAGAAATTCCAATAACTTGGAGCTCAAATTTTAAACCTAGTGATATCAGACTGGTACTTGAAAGTCTGCGGTCATTAGGTGCTACAAAAGTCATAGTAAATTCAGGCCCCATAATTAATACAGAAAAGCTACTCCCTTTCCTCAATAAATTGTATGAAATGGGAAGAACTTATCAAGGGTTTAAGATCGTAAAAACGGGTAATCCTAATAATATGTTTATTTTAGAAAAAACTTTGTAG
- a CDS encoding RHS repeat-associated core domain-containing protein, with the protein MTDTYLATMEIDEAVSLEESQLFANYDQVTFISNDVFDYTNTGSPEYSLRLSGASGEVTGLAKSLRIRKGDKVNMEVYATYGEPTPTSGAGGAAAAAAIVNALMQTPGAIDAPGSVDAISDLLSSGPLYEDQGGFDDQLPKAFLNYIFVGDDFINTDYGFVQVSSEGETDGINAAHEKLELSFEGTSSGYLYVYLSNESNQVTPAYFDDFKIEHEHSLVIADESYYPFGLTHTQPLNDPSSKYLYNGFELQDELSLDLYDYQARFYDPVLGRFINVDPAADLMRRHSPYNYAFDNPIRFTDPDGMLPQECCGGPYQKAGGGIRGANFGSGGGSKSTRTYSYTATDAVNDIYEGASNFYNEIKTGDFVVGDKSIREWGVYITGGNSNDVVEQTKAKNAQGIENEFVEGTQILGAQGKMSDDGRASPPSNAIGVVEATGDVVDAVSGNTDGSQESIEVDSIKVTQTTNSGTITETIVFKDGQIIDTLNLWDRSKITGEKPNYEIEEE; encoded by the coding sequence GTGACGGATACCTATTTGGCGACGATGGAAATAGATGAAGCCGTCTCGCTAGAAGAGAGCCAACTATTTGCCAATTATGACCAAGTGACCTTTATCTCCAATGATGTGTTTGATTACACCAACACCGGTAGTCCTGAGTATAGTTTACGGCTGAGTGGGGCTTCCGGTGAAGTGACCGGGCTAGCTAAGAGCCTACGCATCCGCAAGGGGGACAAGGTAAACATGGAAGTGTACGCTACTTACGGCGAGCCTACCCCCACCAGTGGGGCCGGAGGGGCAGCAGCGGCAGCCGCCATTGTGAATGCCTTGATGCAAACCCCGGGGGCCATTGATGCGCCCGGTAGTGTGGATGCCATCAGTGACCTGCTCTCCAGTGGCCCCTTGTACGAAGACCAGGGTGGCTTTGATGATCAGCTTCCGAAGGCGTTTCTGAACTATATCTTTGTGGGGGATGACTTTATCAACACTGACTACGGCTTTGTGCAGGTCAGTAGTGAAGGAGAGACCGATGGGATTAATGCTGCCCATGAGAAGCTAGAACTCAGTTTTGAAGGAACGAGCAGTGGGTATTTGTATGTGTATCTGTCCAACGAAAGCAATCAGGTGACCCCGGCCTACTTTGATGACTTCAAAATAGAACATGAGCATAGCTTAGTGATTGCTGATGAAAGCTATTACCCGTTTGGGTTAACCCATACCCAACCTTTGAATGACCCATCGAGCAAATACCTTTACAATGGGTTTGAACTTCAGGATGAGTTAAGCCTAGACTTATATGATTACCAAGCTCGTTTTTACGACCCAGTCCTTGGACGATTTATCAATGTAGACCCGGCAGCAGATTTGATGCGAAGACATTCTCCGTATAACTATGCTTTTGATAATCCGATTCGGTTTACTGACCCTGATGGGATGTTGCCTCAAGAATGTTGTGGCGGTCCCTATCAAAAAGCAGGAGGTGGAATACGTGGTGCTAATTTTGGTTCTGGAGGAGGAAGTAAGTCGACCAGAACATACAGCTATACGGCAACTGATGCAGTTAATGATATTTATGAGGGGGCATCTAATTTCTACAATGAAATAAAAACGGGTGATTTTGTTGTTGGGGATAAATCGATAAGAGAGTGGGGGGTATATATTACAGGTGGCAACTCTAATGATGTGGTAGAACAAACCAAAGCTAAAAACGCTCAAGGCATAGAAAACGAGTTTGTAGAAGGGACACAAATTCTAGGGGCTCAGGGTAAGATGAGTGACGATGGTAGAGCTAGTCCTCCTTCAAACGCAATAGGTGTAGTTGAGGCTACTGGCGATGTTGTTGATGCAGTAAGTGGCAATACTGATGGTAGTCAAGAAAGTATTGAGGTAGATTCTATCAAGGTTACTCAGACTACTAATTCAGGAACCATAACTGAGACAATCGTTTTTAAAGACGGTCAAATAATTGATACGCTTAATTTATGGGATCGTTCAAAGATAACTGGTGAAAAGCCTAATTACGAAATTGAAGAAGAATAA
- a CDS encoding PorP/SprF family type IX secretion system membrane protein: MKLHKLLYIALLVGATAYQSAYAQDPSFSQFYNARLYLNPAFAGTEENAIVSVTHRAQWNQIEGSYLSNQVTGVLPIRIDKGIQPRGHIGGIGVSVHQDQAGPNGSFRNVGGNLTFGYDLPIDVQRTQHLVFGLQTGFGQRSISPEGYQWGSTYNPATGQFDGTSAGVILNDKAYFDVSGGVLWQYTPRRTNVYYEKESHYGKRLSALEGASLGVAAYHLNTPETSMLAEGSDPLPMMFKTHGSVVLGVTEQLFVSGSAVALFQGEANQVNVGSFLTYRMNRVANEPTMLRVGGWYRFQDAYVATAEVQLPNFHVGFSYDMNTTAINAISNPLTTYEIFTAIRLNKRGNSRLVY; the protein is encoded by the coding sequence ATGAAACTACATAAACTTTTATATATCGCTTTGTTAGTAGGCGCAACCGCTTATCAGAGTGCCTACGCCCAAGATCCATCTTTTTCTCAATTCTATAACGCACGATTGTATCTCAACCCGGCCTTCGCCGGAACCGAAGAGAACGCCATTGTTAGCGTTACCCATCGGGCGCAGTGGAACCAGATAGAAGGTAGCTATTTATCTAATCAGGTAACGGGAGTACTGCCCATCCGAATAGATAAAGGGATACAACCCCGGGGCCATATTGGCGGCATTGGAGTTTCCGTTCACCAAGACCAAGCGGGGCCGAATGGGAGCTTCCGAAATGTAGGGGGTAACCTCACGTTCGGATACGACTTGCCGATAGATGTACAACGTACCCAGCACTTAGTATTTGGATTGCAAACCGGGTTTGGTCAGCGCAGTATTTCGCCCGAGGGCTACCAGTGGGGAAGTACCTACAACCCGGCTACCGGGCAGTTTGATGGTACTTCGGCAGGAGTGATTCTCAACGACAAGGCATACTTCGATGTGAGTGGTGGAGTACTATGGCAGTACACCCCGCGCAGAACAAATGTATACTACGAAAAGGAATCTCACTACGGAAAACGCTTATCCGCTTTAGAAGGGGCTTCATTAGGGGTAGCCGCCTACCATCTTAACACCCCCGAAACCTCCATGCTCGCCGAAGGGAGCGATCCGCTACCGATGATGTTTAAAACCCACGGAAGTGTGGTGTTAGGCGTAACTGAGCAACTATTTGTATCAGGGAGTGCCGTAGCTCTATTCCAGGGTGAAGCCAATCAAGTAAATGTGGGGAGTTTCCTGACTTACCGAATGAACCGCGTGGCAAATGAGCCGACGATGTTGCGGGTGGGTGGCTGGTACCGCTTTCAAGATGCCTACGTAGCCACCGCCGAAGTGCAGCTTCCCAACTTCCACGTGGGTTTTAGCTACGACATGAATACCACGGCCATCAATGCCATCAGCAATCCACTAACGACTTACGAAATCTTCACCGCCATCCGACTTAATAAGCGAGGGAATTCGCGGTTGGTTTACTAG
- a CDS encoding tetratricopeptide repeat protein: MNKLLLSLFTPITTLFLVTHIILTGCKTETTSETAEEMSDSTTVKPVPYQAISLLGDTLYAMELSPERQAQYDSVLQASREYYQQQPDSVDRLVWVGRRLGYLSRYQESIDTFTEGIQQFPDSPELYRHRGHRYITTRQFDKAIADLEKSAKLLEGQPIIIEPDGIPIPVPAEQEPTSLQFNVYYHLGLAHYLKGDYGKAAEAYQQCLEYCDDSDEVVATVDWLYMTYRRLGEDEVAERLLAEVEQEMDIVANEGYFERLLMYKGMMAPDSLLQIPKTASPDDRALQLATKGYGVANYYLNQGDSSAGTEMMKDIVDGRYWAAFGYIAAEADLARLEEAE, encoded by the coding sequence ATGAATAAACTACTTTTATCTCTTTTTACGCCCATCACCACTCTTTTTCTAGTTACACACATTATTCTTACTGGCTGTAAAACCGAAACCACTTCCGAAACTGCGGAAGAGATGAGCGATAGCACGACCGTAAAACCCGTACCCTATCAGGCTATTTCTCTATTGGGTGATACGTTGTACGCAATGGAACTTTCGCCCGAACGGCAGGCCCAGTATGATTCGGTGTTGCAAGCGTCGCGTGAGTACTACCAGCAGCAACCCGATAGTGTGGATCGACTGGTTTGGGTAGGTCGCCGATTAGGCTATTTATCTCGCTATCAAGAATCTATTGACACCTTCACCGAAGGAATTCAGCAGTTTCCGGATTCTCCCGAACTGTACCGCCACCGGGGGCACCGCTATATTACAACCCGACAGTTTGATAAAGCCATTGCTGATTTAGAGAAGAGTGCCAAACTACTGGAAGGCCAGCCGATCATTATTGAGCCGGATGGTATTCCGATACCCGTACCCGCTGAACAGGAACCTACTTCGTTACAGTTTAATGTATATTACCATTTAGGACTAGCCCACTACTTGAAAGGTGACTACGGGAAAGCAGCCGAAGCCTATCAGCAGTGTTTGGAATACTGTGACGATTCTGACGAAGTGGTGGCTACGGTAGATTGGCTCTACATGACCTACCGACGGTTGGGTGAGGATGAGGTGGCCGAGCGTTTGCTAGCAGAAGTAGAACAGGAGATGGATATTGTAGCCAACGAAGGCTACTTTGAACGGTTACTGATGTACAAGGGCATGATGGCACCAGACTCTTTGCTGCAAATACCTAAAACTGCTTCGCCGGATGATCGGGCACTACAACTCGCTACTAAAGGCTACGGAGTGGCTAATTACTACTTAAATCAGGGCGATAGCAGCGCAGGAACCGAAATGATGAAAGATATTGTGGATGGTCGCTACTGGGCGGCCTTTGGCTATATTGCCGCTGAGGCTGACCTGGCTCGATTAGAAGAGGCTGAATAA
- a CDS encoding Hsp20/alpha crystallin family protein, whose product MSLIRRTDFPNFPSLLDNFFGRDMDMGSLMERGSMPAVNIRESEDKYAIEVAAPGLKKDSFNLHLDHNVLSISSETEHHNDEKDAQGNYTRREFSYQSFRRSFTLPDAADAEKIEAKYNEGILHISIPKREEMKQRPPRTINIS is encoded by the coding sequence ATGTCACTAATTAGAAGAACTGATTTTCCGAATTTTCCCAGTCTATTAGACAACTTTTTTGGTCGTGATATGGATATGGGTTCCTTGATGGAGCGGGGTAGTATGCCCGCGGTTAACATTCGTGAGTCAGAAGATAAGTACGCGATAGAAGTAGCCGCCCCAGGTTTGAAGAAAGATAGTTTTAACCTGCATCTAGATCACAACGTGCTTTCTATTTCTTCGGAAACTGAGCACCATAACGATGAAAAAGATGCGCAAGGGAACTATACCCGACGGGAGTTTAGCTATCAGTCGTTCCGCCGATCATTTACCCTGCCCGATGCAGCCGATGCCGAAAAGATTGAGGCTAAGTACAACGAAGGGATTTTGCATATCAGCATTCCTAAGCGGGAAGAGATGAAGCAGCGTCCTCCCCGAACAATCAATATTTCATAA
- a CDS encoding MGH1-like glycoside hydrolase domain-containing protein: MASTQQNSSNPELERVKQLTERNEGWKRFGPYLSERQWGTVREDYSDHGNAWGHISHDMSRSYAYRWGEDGIAGFSDNKQMICLGLALWNEKDPILKERLFGLSNPEGNHGEDVKELYYYLDGTPSHSYMKMLYKYPQQEFPYQKIVSENRKRNKQQLEYELIDTGVFNNDEYFDVYVEYAKAKENDIIMKVTVWNRSKQAAPIHILPTCWFRNTWSWGYDDYKPNLQKSTEDSIKVTFRKQPDYFIRYEGEPELLFCENETNGSRFSQEAITPFPKDAIHRYVVNGENSAVNPEQTGTKAALHYQQEIPAGESWSVKIRFSSRPSRAKNWDKVVEQRQQEADLFYEYLQQNIQDEDQRRIQRQGYAGMLWSKQFYYYDVDKWIKGDPNAPELPAERKSGRNASWRHLVNQNIISMPDKWEYPWYAAWDLAFHCVPLARLDPEFAKRQLLLMLREYYMHPNGQIPAYEWNFSDVNPPVHAWGAWQVYTIDKETRGEGDVEFLAKVFHKLLMNFTWWVNQKDSGGNNLFEGGFLGLDNIGVFDRSHNVPNGGYLEQADATAWMAMYSLNMLRMALEIAQTRPYYQEMASKFFEHFLAIASSMFNIGKENVDLWDDVDEFYYDVVHPPEQPGHLLKVRSIVGIIPLFAVEVLNPELYKNLPDFTRRLQWVLKNRPEQGALISRWYEPGRGETRMLSLVRVHRLKCILRRMLSEQEFLSDYGIRAMSKYHENNPYEYQAGDHTYSVSYLPGESDSGMFGGNSNWRGPIWFPINFMIIESLQKFHQYYGNALKVEFPTGSGKFFTLDHIAQKISERLTSIFTEQADGKRAFTGDNPTFQNTHFHNNLLFYEYFHGESGRGLGASHQTGWTGLVSELIQLSHQ, translated from the coding sequence ATGGCTAGCACGCAACAAAATAGCAGTAATCCCGAATTAGAGCGAGTAAAGCAGCTCACCGAACGAAACGAAGGCTGGAAACGCTTTGGGCCGTATCTTTCGGAACGGCAGTGGGGCACGGTTCGGGAAGATTATAGCGATCATGGTAATGCCTGGGGGCATATTTCGCACGATATGTCGCGTAGCTACGCCTACCGTTGGGGGGAAGACGGAATTGCCGGTTTTTCGGATAATAAGCAAATGATTTGCCTAGGGCTGGCTCTCTGGAACGAAAAAGATCCCATTCTGAAAGAACGGTTATTTGGGCTAAGTAATCCCGAAGGAAACCACGGCGAAGATGTGAAGGAGCTTTATTACTACCTAGATGGTACTCCTTCTCACTCCTACATGAAGATGCTTTATAAGTATCCACAGCAAGAATTTCCCTATCAGAAAATAGTTAGTGAAAACCGAAAGCGAAATAAACAACAACTAGAATATGAATTGATTGACACTGGCGTGTTCAATAATGACGAATACTTTGATGTATATGTGGAGTACGCTAAAGCGAAGGAGAATGATATCATCATGAAAGTGACAGTATGGAACCGCAGTAAGCAGGCAGCACCTATTCATATCTTGCCCACTTGCTGGTTTCGGAATACCTGGAGTTGGGGATACGATGATTACAAACCAAACCTTCAGAAGAGCACCGAAGATTCAATAAAGGTAACTTTCCGTAAGCAGCCGGATTATTTTATTCGCTACGAAGGTGAACCAGAATTGTTGTTTTGTGAAAACGAAACCAACGGCTCGCGTTTCTCTCAAGAAGCCATCACACCCTTTCCCAAAGATGCTATTCATCGTTACGTAGTGAATGGTGAAAACTCAGCCGTAAACCCTGAACAGACCGGAACGAAGGCAGCACTTCATTATCAGCAAGAAATTCCTGCCGGAGAAAGCTGGTCGGTAAAAATCCGTTTTTCTTCCCGACCCTCTCGAGCCAAAAACTGGGATAAGGTAGTAGAGCAGCGTCAGCAAGAAGCCGATTTATTTTACGAGTATTTGCAGCAAAACATTCAAGATGAGGATCAGCGGCGTATCCAGCGGCAAGGTTACGCCGGAATGCTCTGGAGTAAGCAGTTTTACTACTACGATGTAGACAAATGGATAAAGGGTGATCCCAATGCGCCTGAGCTGCCAGCCGAGCGTAAGAGCGGACGTAATGCCTCCTGGCGGCACTTAGTGAACCAGAATATTATTTCTATGCCTGATAAATGGGAGTACCCCTGGTACGCTGCCTGGGATCTGGCGTTTCACTGTGTGCCCTTAGCTCGGCTTGACCCTGAGTTTGCCAAGCGACAACTTCTGCTAATGCTACGGGAGTACTACATGCATCCCAACGGTCAAATTCCGGCCTACGAGTGGAATTTTAGTGATGTAAATCCGCCAGTACATGCCTGGGGGGCTTGGCAGGTATACACTATCGATAAAGAAACGCGGGGCGAAGGGGACGTTGAATTTCTGGCCAAAGTATTTCATAAGCTACTGATGAACTTCACTTGGTGGGTTAACCAGAAAGATTCGGGGGGAAATAACTTGTTTGAAGGTGGTTTTTTGGGGTTAGATAACATCGGAGTGTTTGATCGGAGCCATAATGTGCCTAACGGGGGGTACCTGGAACAAGCGGATGCTACTGCCTGGATGGCCATGTACTCACTAAATATGCTACGGATGGCGCTGGAGATTGCTCAGACCCGCCCTTATTATCAGGAGATGGCCTCCAAGTTCTTTGAGCATTTTTTGGCTATAGCCTCCTCAATGTTCAATATCGGTAAAGAAAACGTGGACCTGTGGGATGATGTTGATGAGTTTTACTACGATGTAGTGCACCCTCCGGAACAGCCGGGGCACTTACTGAAGGTTCGCTCTATCGTAGGGATCATTCCACTATTTGCGGTAGAAGTGCTCAACCCTGAGCTGTACAAGAATCTACCAGATTTCACCCGACGATTGCAGTGGGTACTCAAAAACCGACCGGAACAGGGAGCGTTAATTTCGCGCTGGTACGAACCGGGCCGGGGCGAAACCCGGATGCTATCATTAGTGCGGGTACATCGCCTCAAGTGTATTCTACGGCGTATGCTATCGGAACAAGAATTTCTATCGGACTACGGTATCCGCGCTATGTCTAAGTACCACGAAAATAATCCGTACGAATACCAAGCGGGCGACCATACCTATTCTGTTTCTTACTTACCAGGTGAATCTGATTCGGGTATGTTCGGAGGGAACTCCAACTGGCGGGGCCCAATTTGGTTTCCTATTAATTTCATGATTATTGAATCGCTTCAGAAATTTCACCAGTACTACGGCAATGCTCTTAAGGTAGAGTTCCCTACTGGCTCAGGTAAGTTTTTCACCTTAGATCATATTGCCCAAAAAATATCCGAACGGTTAACCTCCATATTTACCGAGCAGGCGGATGGTAAGCGGGCATTTACGGGTGATAACCCTACATTTCAGAATACTCACTTCCACAATAATTTACTTTTTTACGAGTACTTCCACGGGGAGTCGGGTAGGGGGTTGGGGGCATCTCATCAAACCGGATGGACTGGCCTAGTTAGCGAACTTATTCAACTATCTCATCAGTAA